In Accipiter gentilis chromosome 21, bAccGen1.1, whole genome shotgun sequence, one DNA window encodes the following:
- the NDUFB4 gene encoding NADH dehydrogenase [ubiquinone] 1 beta subcomplex subunit 4 translates to MAAGPPTPASEAYRPNRFVSLPAELDPNTYDSSLEKRAADAERLAIRARLKRQYQLQLNNPNPPAVIENPALLRWAYARTQNVYPTFRPTPKTSFLGALFGIGPLLFWIAAFKAERAHKEKLIQEGKYERPFSVF, encoded by the exons atggcggcggggccTCCTACCCCCGCCTCTGAGGCGTACCGGCCCAACCGCTTCGTCTCTTTACCGGCCGAGCTCGACCCCAACACTTACGACTCGTCGCTGGAGAAGCGCGCTGCCGATGCCGAGCGCTTGGCTATCCGCGCCCGGCTCAAGCGGCAGTATCAGCTGCAGCTTAACAATCCCAACCCACCGGCCGTCATC GAAAATCCTGCCTTGCTCCGCTGGGCCTATGCTAGGACGCAGAACGTCTACCCTACTTTCCGCCCGACGCCTAAGACGTCCTTTCTAGGAGCTCTTTTTGGGATAGGCCCCCTCCTCTTCTGGATTGCTGCCTTCAAAGCTGAAAGG GCTCATAAAGAGAAGCTTATCCAAGAAGGTAAATACGAGCGACCGTTCAGTGTATTTTAA